DNA from Desulfomicrobium escambiense DSM 10707:
CATCTGATCCTTGCCCTGCTCTGCCTTCTGTCCCTGGCCGGGGTTGCCCGCGCCGCCGAGATCGATTCCATGACCCACACCGACATGCTGGCCGCGGCCCGGGGCACCGAGGTGCGCTGGCACATGTGGGGCGGCGGCGACCAGATCAACGCCTGGGTCGACACCTACGTCGCGGCCGAGGTCGGGAAGCGCTTCGGCATCAAGCTGGTGCGCGTGCCCATGGACGCGTCGGTCTTCGTCAACAAGCTGCTGACCGAGAAGGCCGCGGGCAAAGGCACGGGAACCATGGACCTGCTCTGGATCAACGGCGAGAATTTCAAGAACGCCCGCCAGGCCGGCCTGCTTTTCGGCCCGTTCCTGGACCGCATGCCGAATTTCAAGGCATACTACGACCCCGAAGCGTCCCGCTTCGACTTCGGCTTCCCCGTGGACGGCTTCGAGGCCCCCTACGGTCGGGCCCAGTTCGTTTTCGAGTACGACAGCGCCAAGATCAAAAACCCGCCGCGCAGCTTCGCCGAACTGAAGGCCTGGATTCTGGCCAACCCAGGGCGCTTCACCTACCCCCAGCCGCCTGACTTCACGGGCTCGGCCTTTGTCCGCCAGGTCTTCTACGCGACCACGGGTGGCCACAGTCAGTACATGCAGGGCCTCGACCCGGCCGTCTACGCCGCAAACGCCCCCAAGACATGGGCCTGGCTGAACGAGGCGGCGCCGGCCCTGTGGCGCCAGGGGAAGACCTACCCCAAGGACGCCGCCGCCCTGGACACCCTTTTCGCCCGCGGCGAGATCGACATGAGCATGTCCTACCACCCGGCCCACGCCCAGATGAAGATTCTGGAGAAGACCTACCCCGACACCGTGCGCACCTTCGTCATGCAGGAGGGAACCATCTCCAACACGCACTTCACGGCCGTGCCCTTCAACGCGCCCAACAAGGCCGGGGCCATGGTCGTGGCCGATTTCCTGATGAGCCCCGAAGCCCAGCTGTCCAAATACCTGCCCGCCAACTGGGGCGACCTGCCGGCCCTGGACATGAAGCGCCTCCCGGCCGACATGGCGGCCGCGTTCGCCGCCGTGGACCTCGGCGCGGCCACCCTGCCGGCCGACGCGCTGGCGGCGGCCGCAGTGCCCGAAATCCCTTCGGAGTATCTGGAGTTGCTGGAAAAAGACTGGGAATCAAACGTCCTGGACCGGTGACATGACCCGTAGCCCGCTGACGTCGCGCTCGCTGCTGCCGCTGCTCGCGCCCTTCGCCGGCATCTTCGCCGCCGGGCTGTGCTTGACCGCGCTGCAGAGCCTCGGGCTCTTCCTGCCGACCGCGTCCGGCGGCCCCACCTTGGAGCATTACGGGACGGTCCTGGGCAGCGCGGCCATGCGGCGCTCCCTGGCCTTCACCCTCTACGTGTCCCTGGTCTCGGCCCTGGGCTCCGTCTCCCTGGGCACGACCCTGGGGTACATGGTCTGGAAGCTCCCGGCGCGCCTGCGCCAGGCGGCCGTGGTCTACAAGGTGGGACTGATCCTGCCCCACGTGGCCGCGGCCTTCCTGGTGCTCCTGTGCTTCGGGCAGACGGGCCTGGTGGCCTCCCTCGCGCACACGCTGGGCCTGGCCCCCACCCCGCAGGACTTCCCGCAGCTCCTCTACGCCGGCGACGGGCTGGGCATGATCCTGGCCTACATGTTCAAGGGCACGCCGTTCGCCATGCTCATGGTCCTGGCCGTGCTCTTCGGCTTCGACACCCGCCTGCTGCAGACCGCGGCCATGCTCGGCTCCGGGCCTCTCGAAACCTTCCGCCGCGTGACCCTGCCGCGGCTGCTGCCGGCCATGCACAGCGCCTTCATCATCCTCTTCCTCTACGCCTTCGGGGCCTTCGACATCCCCTTCCTGCTGGGCGAGTCGCGGCCGGGCATGCTGTCCATGCGCGTCTACGACATCTATTTCCAGAAGGACCTGGCCGACCGACCGCAGGCCATGGCCATCCTGGCCCTGATGTTCGCCTTCACGGCCCTCTTCACCATGCTCTACAACGCCCTGGCCCGCCGCGTGGACGACCGGGGGAGGAAGCTGTGACGGGGGGAGGAAGGCATGCCTCCGGCGGGCAGGGGACGCGTCCCCTGCACCCCTTGCGGGTGGGGTGGGACACGGCATGAGAAACGCTGCGACGTTGGTGCTGTTGGGGGTGCTTTTCGTTTTGCCCGTGGGCGTGCTCCTGCTCCAGGCCGGCGCGCCGGGGTGGCGCTATCCGGATGTGATTCCGCCGGAGCTGTCATGGGACGGGTTTGCCCAGGCGCTGCGGAACCCGGGGGCCATGCTGGCGGCCCTCGGATCGTCGGTGGCGTATTCCCTGGCCACCGTGGCCCTGACCGTGGCCATGACCCTGGGGCCGGCGCGGTTCCTGGCCCGGGCCTCCTTCCGCGGCAAGAACCTGCTGGAAGGGCTCCTGCTCACGCCGGCCCTGGTCCCGGCCATGACCTACAGCATGGGCCTGCACTTCGCGTTCATCCGCCTGGGCCTGGCCGACAGCGCGGTCGGCGTGGTCCTGGTGCTGTCCATCGCCTCCTACCCCTACATGCTGCGCTCCCTGACCACGGCCTGCACGCATCTGGGACCGGACTACCGCACCTGCGCCCTGAACCTCGGCGCCTCGCCCTGGCAGGCCTTCCGCCA
Protein-coding regions in this window:
- a CDS encoding ABC transporter substrate-binding protein, which translates into the protein MPRHLILALLCLLSLAGVARAAEIDSMTHTDMLAAARGTEVRWHMWGGGDQINAWVDTYVAAEVGKRFGIKLVRVPMDASVFVNKLLTEKAAGKGTGTMDLLWINGENFKNARQAGLLFGPFLDRMPNFKAYYDPEASRFDFGFPVDGFEAPYGRAQFVFEYDSAKIKNPPRSFAELKAWILANPGRFTYPQPPDFTGSAFVRQVFYATTGGHSQYMQGLDPAVYAANAPKTWAWLNEAAPALWRQGKTYPKDAAALDTLFARGEIDMSMSYHPAHAQMKILEKTYPDTVRTFVMQEGTISNTHFTAVPFNAPNKAGAMVVADFLMSPEAQLSKYLPANWGDLPALDMKRLPADMAAAFAAVDLGAATLPADALAAAAVPEIPSEYLELLEKDWESNVLDR
- a CDS encoding ABC transporter permease; amino-acid sequence: MTRSPLTSRSLLPLLAPFAGIFAAGLCLTALQSLGLFLPTASGGPTLEHYGTVLGSAAMRRSLAFTLYVSLVSALGSVSLGTTLGYMVWKLPARLRQAAVVYKVGLILPHVAAAFLVLLCFGQTGLVASLAHTLGLAPTPQDFPQLLYAGDGLGMILAYMFKGTPFAMLMVLAVLFGFDTRLLQTAAMLGSGPLETFRRVTLPRLLPAMHSAFIILFLYAFGAFDIPFLLGESRPGMLSMRVYDIYFQKDLADRPQAMAILALMFAFTALFTMLYNALARRVDDRGRKL
- a CDS encoding ABC transporter permease; the encoded protein is MRNAATLVLLGVLFVLPVGVLLLQAGAPGWRYPDVIPPELSWDGFAQALRNPGAMLAALGSSVAYSLATVALTVAMTLGPARFLARASFRGKNLLEGLLLTPALVPAMTYSMGLHFAFIRLGLADSAVGVVLVLSIASYPYMLRSLTTACTHLGPDYRTCALNLGASPWQAFRQVELPLLLPALAAGGSVVFLVAFSEYFLVFLIGGGTVPSFTGYLFPVITSSNRGLGAMVTLIFLAVPIAFFVMLELLLGGYFRRRGMK